The genomic region GGCTAAGGTCGTAGGCGTCGTAGGTGTGGGTGTAGAGGGGCTCGCCTTGGGGTGTGAGACGTGTGATTTGTATGAGATGGTAGGGATCGTAGTGGTAGTGGACGGTGGCTCGGGGCAGGTAGAGATGGGTTTTGCGGCCGAGTGTATCGTAGGTGCGGCGGGTGGAGAGGCCGTTGGCAAGGGTCTCGGTGAGGAGCTGGCTGAAGTGGTTATGGGTGCGGGTAGTGGTTTGGTTATGGATGTGGTCGGTGGAGGTGATGATGTTCCCAAGGGCGTCGTGTGTGAGGGTGTAGTGGATGTGGGGAGCTTTGATGGAGGTTTGTTGCCCAAGGGCGTTATAGGTATAGGTGATGGTGACACCGTCGGGCTTGGTGAGGGTCTTAAGATGTCCATCGGGAGTGTAGGTGTAGGTGGTTGTTTTGCCTTGGGGCTCGTGGAGGGCGATAAGCTGGTTAAGGGAATTGTATTCCCAGGTTTTGGTGATGGTTTTGCCAGAAAAGTGGCTGGTTTGGGCGATTTTGTTTCCGGATAGGTCGTAGGTGAAGGTTTCGGTGAGGAGAAGGGTTGTATCTTTGGAGATTTTTTGGAGGGTGGCTAGGCGCCCAAGGGGATCGTAGATCTCGATGGTGAGATGCCCTAGAGGGTCTCGGGTCGTTTTTTTGATGACGGTTTGGCCATGGGTGTCAACGTAGTGATCGTCGTAGGTGGTGCGGGTTTCATGGCCCAGGGGATCGATGTGGAGGGTTTGTCTTCTGAAGGGATCGTAATGGTATGTTTCGACGGCTTTTCCGACATGGACCTCTTTGGTGAGGGTTTCTTTATTACTGAAGCCGTCGTAGGTGTAGTGGGTGTAGCTATAGAGGGTGCCTTCGAGGTCACGCTCTTCTTCGAGGGTAGGCCGATCGAGCAGGTCGTACTTTGTGATGTGCACTTGGGGGCCGCGTATGGTTTTTTCTAGGCGGCCCAAGGGATCGTAGGTGTAGGTGGTGATCCGGTCTAGGGTTTGCTCTTGGATCTTTTGCCCAGCGCCGTTGTAGGTGTAGTGGGTAGCGACTCCGTCGGGCGCGGTATACTTGATGAGATGGAAGGTATTATAGGTGTAGCTTTCAGTGGAGTGGTCTTTGCCGTTTTTTTTGATGGTTTTGAAGGTGATGCGCCCTTGGGCATCATGGGTGTAGTGGGTCTCGGTTCCCCCGGGACTGGTGTGCTTTTTGAGATGGCCCTCTAGGGTGTAGATGTAGTGCTCTTCGTCTCCGTTGGGATGGATGATGTGGTAGGGCTTCCCTTGGGCTGTGTAGGCGGTGTGGGTGGTGTGGGTGGTGTGACCACGGGGATCGGTTTGGGTAATGGGTTTTCCAAGCGCGTTGTAGGTGTTTTTGATGAGGGGATGCTTGCCTTGGACGGCTGGGAGTTGGGTCTGGGTTGGATGTCCAAAGGGATCGTAGGTAATGTGGGTGGTGTTTCCTTGGTTGTCGATAGTGGAGATTTTTTGGCTAAGGTGGTTGTATTGGCAGGTGACGGCTTGGGTTGCTGATGGGTTGATGTGTGCGGCTTTGTAGGGACGGTTGGAGTAGTCGAAGGCAGTTTGGGTAAAGAAGTTTTCGTTGGGGTCGTTGTCGATAATGGGGTTGTCGTTGGCATCATAATCGATCTTGCGCTCTCGACCAAGAGGGTCGGTTTGGGTGGCAAGACGCCCTCGGCCGTCATAGGTGTAGATGAGGGCGTAAGCAAAGTCTCCGTTACTATCGTAATGATTGACCAGGATAACTTGGCCATGCTTGTTGTACTGAAGCTCCTTTTTGGAAAGAAGGTAGACTTCCCCTGTTCGGGGCTCGTAATAGCTTTCTTTGACCACTTTGGGAAATCCGATAAAGGGGCTCTCTTCTCTTGGAGTGATTTGGGTGATTAACCTCTGAGTCACTCCTGAGAGGTTGTCTTTCTCTTTGGCGTTTCCATCATCATGGACCTTTTCTATGAGGATCGTATCGTCATAGGCATAAAAGATTCTCTCTTTAAGAATACCTTCATGGTAGGTGAGTTGGGCGGTGAGGAGATCGGTATTTCCTTCATAGTGATATTCAACCATTCTCCCATTAGGATACTCTTCGGTCTTGAGGAGGAGGTTGGGATAAAAGGTGCGTGCAACCGAAAAGGTCTCTTCATTACCACTGCCGGTAAAGTCGCCAACTTGATCGGTTTGCACAACATTCCCCTTTTGATCGTAATGGTAGACATGCCGAAGGAGGGGTTGATGGTCTCTTCCTAGAAGGGTTTTGGCATGGAGCCACCCTTTAGCATCCCACTCATAGAGCTCTTGGGAAAAGAGTTCTGTTTTTCCTATGCAGCGCTCAACCCGTGTTAGACGGAAGTTTTTATCATAGTGGTAGCGCGTCAGGTTGTTATAGGCATCGTAAACACTGGTATGTCCCCCCTTTTCCTTATATTTCCCTGGACGGTAGAAGAAACGGTGAGAAGGAACAAGCTTGCTATCCTCTCCAACGGGCCGCATAAGAATTTTCACTTTTTTGTAGCGAAAATTGTCTTCTCTTATGTTGATATTAAACCCGTTATTTCTCCCAAGACAGTAGTGATGAATATTGAGATTACGGGCGTCAGGCAACTGCTTCCAAGAAAGGAGTACTCCTCCTTTTTCTGCTCCCCAGAAGTCATACTCTTCCCTTGGACGATCTGAAAATGTCACATTTTTTAAAATATGGTACCGCTTCTTTTTGTGCTTAAAGTGGGGGTTAAACCGGTAACAGATTTTTCTGTGGTCGCTACTGTTAACGGTCACAGAATAAAGATGATCTTTATCGGGTTTGTCATAAGAAAAACCAACCTTTGCAAACAGTTTTCCTTTGGGTGAGATAGTTCTCACCTCTTTAACTTCATATACTCCATGAAGATTTACCCATTGATAGTAGGTTTTATTTCCGTTAGGAAGAACTTCAGATACTAAACGATATGGAACCAATCCAGGATAGAGCGGTGGCAGTCGACTAACATCAATATCTGTCTCATACCGCCTTATTGATCCATCAGCCCCTTGGACAGTGATCTGCTTTTTATTTTTACTAAGGCTAGCTCTGTTATTATAGACGTTGAGGCGAGCACTTAGCTCCCCTGTTGGACAATTGCTCAATCCCCCAATGTTTTTGACAGGCTTATACTGTGAAGTCGTGGGATCAATACAGTAAGTGACTCGTATTCCTGATTTCTCTGGGATTTCTAGCCAAGCTCCTATAATCAAAGAGGCACATAAATAGTTAAAGCTGTAGTTCCACCCAGCAAAATGCCCTCTGTCATTTCTAGAGTAATAACGGCGCTGGATCCGGATAGGTTCGTGCCCCCTAACGACTAGATCCTCGGTATTGGTGAAAAACTCACCCGTAATGGCGCTAACACACCCTGCAACAATGGAGTTCGGCTCCCCACCAAAAACCGCCATTTCATAAGGGTTTTCTTCTCTTGCAAAAAGAAAAAAGGGAAGTAAAAAGAGTAGCAACTTGCGCATAGAAGCCTCCTAAAAACCAAAAAAATTGTAGCAATGCTAATAATTTTTTTGCAAAGGCTTTTTTTTCTACCCCAGTTTCCAGTAGAGGAGGTGGAAAAAGAGGGGTGCGGTAAAGACGAGGCTGTCAACCCGATCAAGCAATCCGCCGTGACCTGGCAGAAGGGTCCCAAAATCCTTCACATGCATGTCCCGCTTTAGCGCCGACATCGTCACATCGCCGAAAAAACCTCCAATTCCAATGAGAAAACCAACAAGCGCTGCCCAGGGAAGGGTCAGGGGCGTCAGAAACGGGGCAAAAACCATCGCTAAAAGACTTGTCGTGATGATGCCGCCGACAAGCCCTTCTACAGACTTTTTGGGACTGATCTTGGGGACAACTTTATGCTTCCCAAAGAGCTTCCCCCACATGTACTGCGCTGCATCATTGAGCTCAGTGAGAACTAGGAGGAAAATCATGAGCCCTAATGGTCCCGCCTTAAAGCCCATCCGGCTTGAAAACGGAGCCAGGTAGGCAACGTAACTAAGACTATACCCCGCCATCATTATCCCCCAAAAATAGGAGCCCATCGATTGGAGAAAATGTTCGGTCTTCCCCACAATAATCATCCGAACCGGGAAGAGGAGATAGACATAGACCGGGATAAAGATGAGGAAGAGGCTGTAGTAGTCAATGAGGATAAAGGCATATTGCACCGGAATCGAAAGATAGAGCCAGAGACGGACCTGTTTGTGCTCCTCGTCGGTCGGAATGGCATTGAAAAATTCGCGGAGAGCTAAAAAACTCACCCCCATCCAAAGAAGGATAAAACACCACTGTCTTGTGAGAAAGGCGATCAAAAAAATTCCTAGAATATACCACCAAGCGGTCAGTCGGGGCTGGAGGTCTTTAAATCGCTCTGTTTTCCCCCGCACCCAAACAAAAACTTGAAAGGCTAAAAGGAGGCTGAGAATTCCGATAAATGCCCAGATGATTGGGGGTGTCAGAAGGGGAAACATTGACATTTTTAACATGCTGCTGCCATAATTGTAAGTTGTTTAACAAAGGATTTATTATGGATGTTGGTGTTTATAATCTCAAGTACCCTTTCAGAAAAATGATCGGTTTTCTTATCCCCTTCTTCAGAGAAATCAGTCCAAATCGGATCAGCTGGTCCTTAGTCCCCATTGGGGCGGTCACTGCTTTCCTCTACTTTTTTGCTCCAAGCGCTCCTCTCCTCTATTTGTTAGGCGCTCTATTTATTTTAGTGCGGATGGTCGTGGGAACGATGGATGGGTTGATCGCTGTAAAGTTTCAGAAGAGCTCCCCCATGGGTGAGATGATCAACCGGATCGCTCCTGAAGTTTGTGACATCCTCTTGATGCTAGGGGTCGTCTTCTCGGCGCCTGAGTATTTGAAGATCGGAGCAATTGCTCTGGCAATGTGCTGGGCGGTTACTTTCTTCGGCCTGATTGGCTTAACAGCTGGAAAAAAGATCCAAAGTGTTGGCCCCGTTGGACAAACCGACCGGGTCGTTGCCCTAGGAATCTTCTCAATCCTCCAGCTATTGAGCTCAAGCTTTGGGTGGGGACTCGACTTCATCTTCCTTTTCCTCGTCTGGGTGGTGATCGGCAGCTTCTTGACTTTGGCTCTGAGAGTCGCGCGAAATTTTAAAGTATCGTGATGCGTGACAGATGGTGTCGTCTTAAGCTTTCACTTGAAAGAGGTTTTCCTATGAGAAAAGTTCAAAGCACCCGATGGAGGCAGCCCCTTGTGGGTTGTCGAAGCAGGGTAACGCAGAAATTTTCCATAGGAAAAGCTAAGGCAAGGGAAATCTTACGATGACACCATCTAATTACTATCCGGTTTTAAAGGAGGGCATTTTCCTCAACCACGCGGCAACGGCACCTGTCTCCTACCGCACAATTGAGCGAATGCAAGCGCTATGTGGGGAAATGAAAGAACCTCTTGGAAAGCATTTCTATGAAGCCCTCGGCGTCATGGAGCAAACCCGTCGCCTCTTGGCCGACCTTTTGGGCTGCCACCCTGGTGAACTGGCTTTTACCCCGAACACCTCTTCATCTCTGAGCTTGGTTGCGCAGTGTCTTGACTTCAAAGCGGGAGACCGGGTCCTCATCCCGCGGGATGAATTCCCCTCAAATCGCTACGTCTGGCAAAATATCAAGAGGGTTGAGTGTTCCTTTTTTGATATTCCCCATGATGTGTCGCTTACTGAAGTGCTGGAAAGGGAAAACCTGGAGGGCGTCCGCCTCATTTCTGTGAGCCTCGTCAGCTATTTGACGGGAAAAAAACATGACATGCAGGCTTTTGGAGAGTTTTGTAAAAAGCGGGGGATCATCAGCTGCGTCGATGCGATTCAAGGGGTGGGCACTTTCCCGATCAACCTCAAAGAGTCCCCTGTCGACTTCTTTGTGGGTGCGGCTCAAAAGTGGCTCCTTGGCCCCATCGGGTGTGGCTATTTTTATATCCGTAAGGAGCTCATCGATAAGGTCCATGTCCCCTTTGTGGGGTGGACCAGTGTCCGCTACCCAGAAAATTTTGAGAGGATGCCCCTCGAGTTTGCGGATGAAGCAACCCGTTTTGAGGCGGGCCTCCCCAACATCGTCTCGATTGGAGGGCTTCACGCCTCTCTAACCGAACTTCAGGAGTTTGGTTGGGATCATATCTATGGGCAGATTGAGAAAAATACCCGCTATTTGGCGGAAAGACTCGACCCTCTCGTTCCCTATGAAGAGCTAGGGGCCATCGTCACCTTTAAACTCCCCGAAAAGGTCCACCCGAAAAAACTTGCAGCAAAGCTCGCAGCAAAAAAAATCACCGTCACGGCGCGGAGTGACTACGTCCGAGTTTCTCCCCACTTTTATAACACTGAGGAGGAGCTTGAAACATTTGTGAAAACGATCGGGGCAGAGCTGAAAAACCACCACCTCTTTTTCCCTGAGAAAAGCCCTCGAGATCGGGAGGGACGGATCCTCCTTGTGGGTGCAACGGGAACGCTTGGAAAAGAGATTGCCCTTTACCTTATGGAAAAGGGATTTCAGGTGATGGGAATCGGTCGCAACCGCTCGGTCCTTGATGAGCTCTCAAAACAGGAGGCTTTTGAAGAGACCTCCCTTGAGCTAACCGACCGGCAGGCGATCAAAACCTTTTTACGGGAAACGCCTCATACTTATAGCGGCCTGATCAACTGCGCGGGAATGGTCGACGTGGAGCCGGTAACCTCTTTGGACGATGAAAAACTCGTTGAGATGTTTGCAGTGAATACCTTGGCTCCCACTCTGTTCATGCAGTGGTTTGCCTCTCAACCAGGTCCTTTGGGGGTTTTAAATATCGTCTCTCCTTTGGGACAAGGGGGGTATCCCCTTCTGGGAGGCTACGGATCGACCTATGCAGCGCTTGAAATTCTGACTCAAGCGCTCGAAAGGGAGAAAAAGGACCTCCATGTGACAACTTACTTCTCTTCTCCAATGCACTCCCCAATGCAAAAAGACATTGGAAGGGCGGCCCTCCGCTATTTTAAGATGGAAGGAACCTTTAACTACCGCCATGCAGAAGAGGTGGCGCGCGAAGCGGTCGATGCTTTTTTGGCTAAAAAAAGACGGGTGATGAGCTTTAAAAATCGGCTCCAGTTTTTCTTAAACCGCTTTGCCCCGAAATTTGTGACTCGAAAAATCGAAAAGGTCTGGCTCCCATGAGTGATTTGTCAAAGAGGATTAGGGCGATCGCTGAAAAGTATGAAAGCAAAAGGGCGCTCACCTACTACCACCGGTTCCGCATCAATCACTACACCTATGGGGAGCTCTATCAGCTCGCTCTAAAGTGTATCGGCTACTTCATTGAAAATGGGGGCAAAAAAGGGGATCGGATTTTGATCTGCGCAGACAATGGCCCCCAGTGGGTTGTCCTTTTGTTTGCGGCGGCTTTAGGGGGCTTGACCCTCGTGCCGATCGATCGAAAATCTTCTCCTGAGTTTCTTGCAAAGGTGACTGCAGAGACCGCGCCAAAATGGACATTTTTGGGGCTCGATGATCTCTTTTCTTTGATCGAAGAGGCGGATCCCGTCCTCCCTCATTGGGAGGTTTTAGATGAAGACCTTTTTGAGATTGTCTACACTTCGGGAACAACGGCAGCTCCTAAAGGGATAAAGATTCAACACTGCAACCTTTCAGCAAGTATCGCTTCTGTTCAGGCATTTCTCTCCAGCAAGTTTCAGGGAACCCTTTTATCGATGCTCCCCTTAAGCCATGTGCTGGAGCAGACGGCAGGCTGTCTTGCAACCCTTTCTTTTGGAGCGCGGATCATCTACACGCAGCAGGTCCGCTTTTCTCGAATCGCTCAAATTCTGAAAGAGGAAAAGGTGACCCACGTGGTTGCCGTTCCTGCCATCTTAAAAAACTTTCAGAAAAACCATTCACCCATCCGGTGGCTTAGCTACCTCCCCTTTTTCTTAAGACGCCTTTTATCCTTCCCCGTTCGAAAAAAATTGGGCCGCCACTTTAAAGCCTTTATCTGCGGAGGGGCTCCCCTCTCTTCATTCGTTGAAGATTTCTGGGAAAACCTCGGGATCAAAGTAGCGCAAGGGTATGGCCTAACCGAAAGTTGCGGCATTGCAACGGGCAACACCTTCAAAAAACGGCAAAAGGGATCGGTGGGACGCCCCTTCCCCGGGCAAGAGGTGAAACTCGGCGCGCAAAATGAGGTGTTGCTGAAGGGAAAAAATATCATTTGTGAGGACGAGTGGTACCATACAGGAGATGTAGGCCGTTTTGATAAGAAGGGAAACCTCTATATCGTTGGACGCCTGAAGGAGATGATCCTCACCTCGAATGGACTCAATGTCTTCCCTTCCGATATTGAAAAGATCTTGAGTCGCTCCCCAGCGATTAAAGAGTGCGCCGTTTTTGAAGATCCGACGAAAGAGGGGCGGCTGATCGGTGGGGTGATCCTCAACGCCGACACCGATTTAAAAGAGCTTCTTCAAAAGGCAAACCTCGAGCTTGCCTCTCATCAGCAGGTCAGCGCCCTTGTCCCTTGGTCTCAGCCGACCTTCCCCAAAACCCCCTCTCTTAAAATTAAGAGGGGACAACTCCCCAAGATCTATGCGCAAACCGCCGCAACTCCTGAGCAAAACCACACAGATCCCCTTCTCAGGATCATCGGAGCCATTGCCAATGTCCCCGCCGACACCTTGACTCCAGAGACGGTGCTAACCAAAGACCTCGGTCTCGACTCTTTAAATTTCGTCGATCTAACTCTAAAGCTCGAAGCAGAGTTTCGAACAAGCATCGATGAAGCCCTATTTGCCGGCGCATGCACCATCCAAAAGGTGCGAGAAGCGCTAGACACCTCTCCAGAAGAGCCTCCTCCCCTTCCCCGTTTCTACTACTCACAAGTGGGAAGTGGGATCAGGCAGGCCTTCCACTCTTGCTTGCAAC from Candidatus Neptunochlamydia vexilliferae harbors:
- a CDS encoding phosphatidate cytidylyltransferase; this encodes MLKMSMFPLLTPPIIWAFIGILSLLLAFQVFVWVRGKTERFKDLQPRLTAWWYILGIFLIAFLTRQWCFILLWMGVSFLALREFFNAIPTDEEHKQVRLWLYLSIPVQYAFILIDYYSLFLIFIPVYVYLLFPVRMIIVGKTEHFLQSMGSYFWGIMMAGYSLSYVAYLAPFSSRMGFKAGPLGLMIFLLVLTELNDAAQYMWGKLFGKHKVVPKISPKKSVEGLVGGIITTSLLAMVFAPFLTPLTLPWAALVGFLIGIGGFFGDVTMSALKRDMHVKDFGTLLPGHGGLLDRVDSLVFTAPLFFHLLYWKLG
- a CDS encoding RHS repeat-associated core domain-containing protein; the encoded protein is MRKLLLFLLPFFLFAREENPYEMAVFGGEPNSIVAGCVSAITGEFFTNTEDLVVRGHEPIRIQRRYYSRNDRGHFAGWNYSFNYLCASLIIGAWLEIPEKSGIRVTYCIDPTTSQYKPVKNIGGLSNCPTGELSARLNVYNNRASLSKNKKQITVQGADGSIRRYETDIDVSRLPPLYPGLVPYRLVSEVLPNGNKTYYQWVNLHGVYEVKEVRTISPKGKLFAKVGFSYDKPDKDHLYSVTVNSSDHRKICYRFNPHFKHKKKRYHILKNVTFSDRPREEYDFWGAEKGGVLLSWKQLPDARNLNIHHYCLGRNNGFNINIREDNFRYKKVKILMRPVGEDSKLVPSHRFFYRPGKYKEKGGHTSVYDAYNNLTRYHYDKNFRLTRVERCIGKTELFSQELYEWDAKGWLHAKTLLGRDHQPLLRHVYHYDQKGNVVQTDQVGDFTGSGNEETFSVARTFYPNLLLKTEEYPNGRMVEYHYEGNTDLLTAQLTYHEGILKERIFYAYDDTILIEKVHDDGNAKEKDNLSGVTQRLITQITPREESPFIGFPKVVKESYYEPRTGEVYLLSKKELQYNKHGQVILVNHYDSNGDFAYALIYTYDGRGRLATQTDPLGRERKIDYDANDNPIIDNDPNENFFTQTAFDYSNRPYKAAHINPSATQAVTCQYNHLSQKISTIDNQGNTTHITYDPFGHPTQTQLPAVQGKHPLIKNTYNALGKPITQTDPRGHTTHTTHTAYTAQGKPYHIIHPNGDEEHYIYTLEGHLKKHTSPGGTETHYTHDAQGRITFKTIKKNGKDHSTESYTYNTFHLIKYTAPDGVATHYTYNGAGQKIQEQTLDRITTYTYDPLGRLEKTIRGPQVHITKYDLLDRPTLEEERDLEGTLYSYTHYTYDGFSNKETLTKEVHVGKAVETYHYDPFRRQTLHIDPLGHETRTTYDDHYVDTHGQTVIKKTTRDPLGHLTIEIYDPLGRLATLQKISKDTTLLLTETFTYDLSGNKIAQTSHFSGKTITKTWEYNSLNQLIALHEPQGKTTTYTYTPDGHLKTLTKPDGVTITYTYNALGQQTSIKAPHIHYTLTHDALGNIITSTDHIHNQTTTRTHNHFSQLLTETLANGLSTRRTYDTLGRKTHLYLPRATVHYHYDPYHLIQITRLTPQGEPLYTHTYDAYDLSHNILQENETTHYTYDLLSRSVHIETPTITQSIPHIDPNGNIYTYIRNDEVTAYDYDPLNQLIYENDTSYTYDAHHNRTSKNERSIPLNDLNQIATHHYDLNGNTLSDHSARYRYDALDRLIRIEKGSQALALTYDSWGRCHTHTTSLYQYQQWVPQTPKPLLYDDQCELGIYPHQLRILGQGQGAEIGATIALELNQNIYFPTHDFFGNIISIEPQDAPSLWGTFFGPQKESYHFTAFGEERSHSDLNPWRYQSKRHIFHLVQFGRRLYDPQTGRWLSPDPKGFSEGPNLYQFLLNNPHLTFDLYGEAVMPPHFRAYHSGTLNHIASGANAILQNPRFQGACQAFGGLTEMTIGGTLAVGSGGLAAPAGFFVIAHGLDYFITGVRAVISGEFEDTVTTQLLQKTSLSHNMATNIDNGISLIGSMGSMALIRRASQLSFPAFKLPDKTLTSSLSKELPHRKIGRRNRFVPNPKAKGPHTVFRTDLSSRRVTHYETFHPQTNPYDPKPWESLKRYDGIGKSHRNKILKMDINTPHIHDPQYPGGIRYPKDWELTR
- a CDS encoding aminotransferase class V-fold PLP-dependent enzyme, which translates into the protein MTPSNYYPVLKEGIFLNHAATAPVSYRTIERMQALCGEMKEPLGKHFYEALGVMEQTRRLLADLLGCHPGELAFTPNTSSSLSLVAQCLDFKAGDRVLIPRDEFPSNRYVWQNIKRVECSFFDIPHDVSLTEVLERENLEGVRLISVSLVSYLTGKKHDMQAFGEFCKKRGIISCVDAIQGVGTFPINLKESPVDFFVGAAQKWLLGPIGCGYFYIRKELIDKVHVPFVGWTSVRYPENFERMPLEFADEATRFEAGLPNIVSIGGLHASLTELQEFGWDHIYGQIEKNTRYLAERLDPLVPYEELGAIVTFKLPEKVHPKKLAAKLAAKKITVTARSDYVRVSPHFYNTEEELETFVKTIGAELKNHHLFFPEKSPRDREGRILLVGATGTLGKEIALYLMEKGFQVMGIGRNRSVLDELSKQEAFEETSLELTDRQAIKTFLRETPHTYSGLINCAGMVDVEPVTSLDDEKLVEMFAVNTLAPTLFMQWFASQPGPLGVLNIVSPLGQGGYPLLGGYGSTYAALEILTQALEREKKDLHVTTYFSSPMHSPMQKDIGRAALRYFKMEGTFNYRHAEEVAREAVDAFLAKKRRVMSFKNRLQFFLNRFAPKFVTRKIEKVWLP
- a CDS encoding CDP-alcohol phosphatidyltransferase family protein, which produces MDVGVYNLKYPFRKMIGFLIPFFREISPNRISWSLVPIGAVTAFLYFFAPSAPLLYLLGALFILVRMVVGTMDGLIAVKFQKSSPMGEMINRIAPEVCDILLMLGVVFSAPEYLKIGAIALAMCWAVTFFGLIGLTAGKKIQSVGPVGQTDRVVALGIFSILQLLSSSFGWGLDFIFLFLVWVVIGSFLTLALRVARNFKVS
- a CDS encoding AMP-binding protein, with the translated sequence MSDLSKRIRAIAEKYESKRALTYYHRFRINHYTYGELYQLALKCIGYFIENGGKKGDRILICADNGPQWVVLLFAAALGGLTLVPIDRKSSPEFLAKVTAETAPKWTFLGLDDLFSLIEEADPVLPHWEVLDEDLFEIVYTSGTTAAPKGIKIQHCNLSASIASVQAFLSSKFQGTLLSMLPLSHVLEQTAGCLATLSFGARIIYTQQVRFSRIAQILKEEKVTHVVAVPAILKNFQKNHSPIRWLSYLPFFLRRLLSFPVRKKLGRHFKAFICGGAPLSSFVEDFWENLGIKVAQGYGLTESCGIATGNTFKKRQKGSVGRPFPGQEVKLGAQNEVLLKGKNIICEDEWYHTGDVGRFDKKGNLYIVGRLKEMILTSNGLNVFPSDIEKILSRSPAIKECAVFEDPTKEGRLIGGVILNADTDLKELLQKANLELASHQQVSALVPWSQPTFPKTPSLKIKRGQLPKIYAQTAATPEQNHTDPLLRIIGAIANVPADTLTPETVLTKDLGLDSLNFVDLTLKLEAEFRTSIDEALFAGACTIQKVREALDTSPEEPPPLPRFYYSQVGSGIRQAFHSCLQHGLIRRWLSFKTAPFPKLDLNKPTIFIANHSSHLDSLSILTTLPRSIRNKILIAAAYDYFFGKEKKGGLLMHPLMIPIFPFHREKYFSENLKNLGKFLSQGRPLLIFPEGTRSRSGTLAPFKPGIGMIVKEMGAQVVPTYISGAYKLWPPSASLPKRGTIAVRYGAPLTFDKEDSPEAITKVLEKNVRALGEIQDRI